One window from the genome of Candidatus Wallbacteria bacterium encodes:
- a CDS encoding YraN family protein produces the protein MASGNSRKELGEHGEHRASEYIRELGFSLVAENFRSRFGEIDLIVSCGEQLVFVEVKTRKTAFGMDPGFLVNRAKQQRIKKTALYFIAIHPEYQNYNFRFDVINIIDWKIEHLENAFQ, from the coding sequence TTGGCTTCGGGAAATAGCAGGAAAGAACTGGGAGAGCACGGAGAACACCGGGCTTCTGAATATATCCGGGAGCTGGGTTTCTCCCTGGTGGCAGAAAATTTCCGCAGCAGGTTTGGGGAAATTGATCTGATCGTGTCCTGTGGGGAGCAGCTGGTTTTTGTGGAAGTTAAAACCCGGAAAACAGCTTTTGGCATGGATCCCGGTTTTCTCGTCAACCGGGCTAAGCAGCAGCGCATAAAAAAAACAGCCCTTTATTTTATAGCCATCCATCCGGAATATCAGAATTACAATTTCAGATTTGACGTGATCAACATCATCGACTGGAAGATCGAACATCTGGAAAATGCTTTTCAGTAG
- a CDS encoding ribonuclease HII codes for MQFSEIELELKKRGFCAVAGMDEAGRGPLAGPVVAACVILRADFDLEGVRDSKKLSDSARRKLYPGIITRAVGYSFGISSREEIDDLNILKATKKAMLKAFGGLGLRPDYLLIDAVKLGDLGIPYQSLIRGEDKSLSIAAASILAKVHRDDLMLELGQKYPAYGFAAHKGYGTLDHLLAISLYGPCPEHRKTFEPVKSGLFPPLFYQFWKRAKTLRSMPALEALEGEITESGFEPRELSAIGKICRDARDRLERKETEAKLGFGK; via the coding sequence GTGCAATTTTCTGAAATCGAACTGGAACTGAAAAAAAGGGGATTCTGCGCCGTCGCAGGTATGGATGAAGCCGGACGCGGTCCGCTGGCAGGTCCCGTAGTGGCAGCCTGTGTGATACTCAGAGCAGATTTCGATCTGGAAGGTGTACGGGATTCCAAAAAGCTCAGCGATTCCGCCAGGAGAAAACTTTATCCTGGTATTATTACCCGGGCTGTGGGCTATTCCTTTGGGATTTCATCCAGGGAAGAGATTGACGATCTGAACATCCTGAAAGCCACAAAAAAAGCCATGCTGAAAGCTTTCGGCGGACTTGGCCTTCGTCCGGACTATCTGCTGATCGACGCAGTGAAGCTTGGGGATCTTGGAATTCCGTACCAAAGCCTGATCAGAGGAGAGGACAAGTCTCTCTCGATAGCAGCTGCCTCAATCCTCGCCAAGGTCCATCGTGACGATTTGATGCTGGAACTGGGTCAGAAGTATCCGGCTTACGGGTTTGCCGCGCATAAAGGGTATGGAACCCTGGATCATCTGCTGGCAATTTCGCTGTACGGACCATGTCCAGAGCACCGCAAAACATTCGAACCTGTCAAATCAGGTCTTTTCCCCCCGCTTTTTTATCAATTCTGGAAGAGGGCCAAGACTCTCAGAAGTATGCCGGCATTAGAAGCACTGGAAGGCGAAATTACTGAGTCCGGATTCGAGCCGCGGGAATTGAGCGCGATCGGAAAAATCTGCCGGGATGCCAGGGACAGACTTGAGAGAAAAGAAACGGAGGCTAAGCTTGGCTTCGGGAAATAG